A genome region from Meleagris gallopavo isolate NT-WF06-2002-E0010 breed Aviagen turkey brand Nicholas breeding stock chromosome 9, Turkey_5.1, whole genome shotgun sequence includes the following:
- the LOC100546865 gene encoding E3 ubiquitin-protein ligase RNF128, which produces LEYNSGECGFCFSSAGAGSIVAIMIGNLKGMEILRRIESGLKVTMVIEVGKKHGPWMNHYSIFFVSVSFFIVTAATVGYFIFYSARRFRITRAQSRKQRQLKAEAKKAIGQLQLRTLKQGDKETGPDGDSCAVCIELYKPNEVVRILTCNHLFHKNCIDPWLLEHRTCPMCKCDILKVLGVEVDAEDGAESVQATVSSGTSNVTSINEVDSHSETASSGYASVQGADESVLEEQAASENDNTHLVNNESQTSAVTVLPPLDNPTFEADETQVSEIRS; this is translated from the exons CTGGAATACAACTCTGGTGAATGTGggttctgtttctcttctgcaggtGCGGGAAGCATCGTTGCCATTATGATTGGCAACCTGAAAGGCATGGAGATCCTGCGCCGGATTGAGAGTGGCCTGAAAGTGACCATGGTTATTGAAGTGGGGAAAAAGCATGGTCCCTGGATGAACCACTATTCCATCTTCTTTGTCTCCGTGTCGTTTTTCATTGTCACAGCAGCAACTGTGGgctacttcattttttattctgctCGCAGATTCAGGATCACGAGGGCCCAGTCCAGGAAGCAG CGACAACTGAAGGCAGAAGCCAAGAAGGCCATTGGACAGTTACAGCTGCGCACCCTGAAGCAAGGAGACAAG GAAACTGGTCCTGATGgagacagctgtgctgtgtgcattgaGCTGTACAAGCCAAATGAAGTAGTGCGCATCTTGACCTGCAA CCATCTTTTCCACAAGAACTGTATTGATCCTTGGCTTTTAGAACACAGGACGTGCCCGATGTGCAAATGTGACATACTCAAAGTTCTAGGCGTTGAG gTGGACGCAGAAGATGGGGCAGAGTCTGTGCAAGCCACAGTATCCAGTGGGACATCAAATGTCACTTCAATTAATGAAGTGGATAGCCACAGTGAAACTGCATCATCTGGATATGCTTCTGTGCAAGGAGCAGATGAATCAGTTCTGGAGGAACAGGCAGCATCAGAAA ATGACAACACACATCTTGTAAATAATGAATCCCAGACTTCAGCTGTGACTGTTCTTCCTCCCCTTGACAACCCAACTTTTGAGGCGGACGAAACACAGGTTTCTGAAATTAGGTCCTAA